A region from the Cherax quadricarinatus isolate ZL_2023a chromosome 55, ASM3850222v1, whole genome shotgun sequence genome encodes:
- the LOC128698952 gene encoding protein phosphatase 1 regulatory subunit 12B has product MKVERASSVCSDDAPSSPDSIMSVGESSPLASPQPSPAPLTDPYDDQRLYSPAYTAHSPAYSTTSSSSSSGSTGGASPTYSCPASPGYQRSASPDFGFQFPPDSGYPGVEQFGCQAEFVRAVQDGDPRELKRILTRYSQLVQINGFTADGQTALTQSCMDGNLEVIKVLVAHGASLHLTNRDGFSPLHLACWRGKYDVMQYLLRSASSRR; this is encoded by the coding sequence ATGAAGGTGGAACGCGCCAGCTCCGTGTGTTCTGACGATGCCCCATCGTCCCCAGATTCCATCATGTCTGTTGGGGAGTCGTCTCCGCTGGCGTCCCCACAGCCGTCTCCTGCGCCCCTTACTGATCCCTACGATGACCAGAGGCTGTACTCCCCGGCTTACACGGCGCACAGCCCCGcctacagcaccaccagcagcagtagcagctccgGTAGTACTGGGGGCGCATCTCCTACCTACAGCTGCCCGGCCAGCCCGGGATACCAGCGGTCCGCCTCGCCCGATTTCGGCTTCCAATTCCCTCCCGACTCCGGGTATCCCGGGGTGGAACAGTTCGGCTGTCAAGCCGAATTCGTCAGGGCAGTGCAGGACGGGGATCCCAGAGAGCTGAAGCGCATCCTGACGCGGTACTCGCAGCTGGTGCAGATCAACGGCTTCACGGCGGACGGGCAGACGGCGCTGACGCAGTCCTGTATGGACGGTAACCTGGAGGTGATCAAGGTGCTGGTGGCCCACGGTGCTTCCCTCCACCTTACTAACCGTGATGGCTTCTCGCCCCTGCATCTAGCCTGCTGGCGAGGCAAGTATGATGTGATGCAGTACCTGCTGCGCTCCGCCTCCAGTAGACGGTAG